In Cupriavidus basilensis, the following proteins share a genomic window:
- a CDS encoding LacI family DNA-binding transcriptional regulator, whose translation MVNVKQVALLAGVSSATVSRALTSPDRLRPDTLERVQNAIASLNYVPSSSARDLRQGRTRSVGIIAPTLMNELYAKAVDTLEAQLDRLGYTVLLTCHRDDSETELRCARALLERRVDGIAIIGSQHHPDVFSLIHKHAIPYVLMWAVDREGMHPTVGYDNRLAMRRLTSYLVKQGHRKFAVLPGPLETQFLSSQRLLGIQDVLSENGISIPDDRILPTPYEASAVRQAVRTCLERNDSLPHQEQPTALICINDFVAVAAIAECRTLGLSVPSDISVTGFGDWQMAELMTPALTTVHSNPVLIGELTSRNLVDQIEGGSKRIQTEFEPDLVVRESTAPPQ comes from the coding sequence ATGGTGAATGTCAAGCAAGTCGCCCTCCTCGCCGGCGTTTCCTCGGCAACAGTCTCCCGTGCACTGACATCGCCGGATCGGCTGCGACCTGACACGCTGGAGCGCGTGCAGAACGCCATCGCAAGCCTCAACTACGTCCCGTCTTCCTCGGCTCGGGACCTGCGTCAAGGGCGCACGCGATCGGTCGGCATCATTGCGCCGACACTGATGAACGAGCTTTACGCGAAAGCGGTCGATACCTTAGAGGCGCAGCTCGATCGGCTCGGATACACCGTTTTATTGACGTGCCACCGGGACGACAGTGAGACAGAACTACGCTGCGCGCGCGCGCTTTTGGAGCGCAGAGTCGACGGAATCGCCATTATCGGGTCACAGCATCACCCTGACGTCTTCTCGCTAATCCACAAGCATGCCATTCCGTATGTCCTAATGTGGGCCGTCGATCGTGAGGGTATGCATCCCACGGTGGGATATGACAATCGCTTGGCGATGCGCAGGTTGACGAGCTATTTGGTCAAACAGGGACATCGAAAGTTTGCCGTCCTCCCAGGGCCACTAGAGACTCAATTTCTCTCCTCTCAACGACTTCTGGGCATCCAAGACGTCCTCAGTGAGAACGGCATTTCGATACCCGACGACCGCATTCTCCCGACACCGTACGAAGCATCTGCCGTCCGGCAAGCGGTTCGGACCTGTCTCGAGCGTAATGACTCGCTGCCGCATCAGGAACAGCCGACTGCCCTGATATGCATCAATGACTTCGTTGCTGTGGCAGCGATCGCGGAGTGCCGCACATTGGGACTATCGGTTCCGAGCGACATCTCAGTTACAGGCTTCGGCGACTGGCAGATGGCGGAACTGATGACGCCCGCACTCACGACCGTACACTCGAATCCCGTTCTGATTGGCGAACTTACTTCTCGTAACCTGGTTGATCAGATTGAAGGCGGGTCCAAACGCATTCAGACCGAGTTCGAGCCTGACCTTGTAGTTCGCGAAAGTACGGCGCCGCCCCAATAG
- a CDS encoding enoyl-CoA hydratase/isomerase family protein, translating into MSIQANNVGNVLEICIARPEKRNAISAAMYQELTRLLDEANADKECAAVIVHGAGGHFTVGADINDFQTRRGNEDSPAVTLLRKMAAIDVPLIAAVEGLAIGIGATMLQHVDFAYASQDARFRMPFVSLGLCPEGASSYLLESLVGVRKAREWLMLGKFFDAEEAFDAGLLTSLTQDGEALARARETAAELAKLPKASVRATKRMLNHENRAAVGSALDLEVKMFAELLNTEATQEIFKSFLNKKR; encoded by the coding sequence ATGAGCATCCAAGCTAATAATGTCGGAAACGTCCTGGAGATTTGCATTGCGCGTCCAGAAAAGCGCAATGCGATCAGCGCCGCGATGTACCAGGAACTGACCCGTCTTCTGGATGAGGCCAACGCGGACAAGGAATGTGCCGCAGTCATCGTGCATGGTGCGGGCGGACACTTCACTGTCGGTGCCGATATCAATGATTTCCAGACCCGGCGGGGTAATGAAGATTCCCCTGCTGTCACGCTTCTCCGGAAGATGGCCGCGATCGATGTGCCGCTAATCGCAGCAGTCGAGGGACTGGCGATTGGAATCGGCGCCACGATGCTGCAACACGTCGATTTTGCCTACGCATCCCAAGATGCGCGCTTCCGCATGCCGTTCGTATCGCTGGGTCTGTGCCCCGAGGGCGCATCCAGCTACCTGCTCGAATCGCTGGTAGGTGTCCGGAAGGCACGTGAGTGGTTGATGCTTGGAAAGTTCTTTGATGCAGAAGAAGCTTTCGATGCCGGGCTTCTGACGTCGCTGACGCAGGACGGGGAAGCCCTTGCACGGGCGCGCGAAACGGCTGCCGAACTGGCAAAGCTTCCCAAGGCTTCGGTACGCGCGACAAAGCGGATGTTGAACCACGAGAATCGTGCCGCTGTGGGTTCTGCGCTCGACCTGGAAGTGAAGATGTTCGCCGAACTCTTGAATACCGAAGCCACTCAGGAAATCTTCAAATCCTTCCTGAACAAGAAGCGTTAA
- a CDS encoding ferredoxin, with protein sequence MKITIYPEKCCGSGQCVVNAPDLFDQKDDGIVILLNADPSADQYKICTLGCWDLSGVGNRDSRGSLMIPLSKS encoded by the coding sequence ATGAAAATCACAATCTATCCCGAAAAATGCTGCGGTTCCGGCCAATGCGTCGTCAATGCGCCGGATCTGTTCGACCAAAAGGATGACGGAATCGTCATTCTTTTGAATGCCGATCCGTCGGCCGATCAATACAAAATCTGCACGCTTGGCTGCTGGGATCTGTCCGGCGTTGGCAATCGAGATTCACGAGGCTCTCTGATGATTCCCCTAAGCAAATCGTAG
- a CDS encoding CaiB/BaiF CoA transferase family protein yields MAGPLAGIKVLDLSRILAGPWSTQLLSDLGADVMKVERPGTGDDTRAWGPPFLTREDGTTTEESAYFLCANRGKRSITLDVSSKVGQDLLHELVKDCDVFVENYKFGDMQRYGLDFKTLSEINPRLVYCSITGFGQTGPYRKRAGYDFVVQAMGGLMSITGERDGVPGGGPQKCGVPISDLMTGMYASVAIVSALFERVGSGRGQYIDMSLLDTQVAWLANQASNYLVGGSHPRRWGNAHPNLAPYQSFPASDGSLIVAVGNDRQFRAMCEALGLINLPDDDRYRRNADRLKNRESLVEVLSARFEEEERDTWLKLLESVGVPCGPIQSIPEALEDPHIRAREMVFSLPHSSGASAPQVANPIKFSRSSIDYLRAPPALGEHTETILKNELGKSVEQIEAMRRDGTI; encoded by the coding sequence ATGGCAGGCCCCCTTGCAGGTATCAAGGTCCTAGACTTGAGCCGGATCCTTGCTGGACCCTGGAGCACGCAACTATTGTCCGACCTGGGCGCTGACGTGATGAAGGTTGAGCGTCCCGGCACCGGCGATGACACGCGAGCTTGGGGCCCGCCGTTCCTTACTCGTGAGGATGGCACGACGACGGAAGAGTCGGCGTACTTCCTTTGCGCCAATCGCGGGAAGCGTTCGATCACTCTGGATGTCAGCAGCAAGGTCGGTCAGGATTTGCTGCACGAGCTAGTCAAAGATTGCGACGTCTTCGTTGAGAACTACAAGTTCGGCGATATGCAACGTTACGGGTTGGACTTCAAGACCCTGAGTGAGATCAATCCTCGGCTCGTCTACTGCTCCATCACCGGCTTCGGGCAGACGGGCCCATACCGCAAGCGGGCTGGATACGATTTCGTGGTGCAAGCCATGGGCGGGCTGATGAGCATCACAGGCGAGCGCGACGGCGTCCCCGGTGGCGGCCCGCAAAAATGCGGGGTGCCCATATCGGACTTGATGACTGGCATGTATGCAAGCGTTGCAATTGTCAGCGCGCTATTTGAGCGAGTCGGCAGTGGCCGCGGGCAGTACATCGATATGAGCCTGCTGGATACGCAGGTGGCGTGGCTGGCAAACCAGGCCTCGAACTATTTGGTGGGCGGGAGCCACCCGCGTCGTTGGGGCAACGCGCACCCCAATCTCGCACCTTATCAGTCATTCCCTGCAAGCGATGGCTCTCTGATCGTAGCAGTCGGTAATGACCGGCAGTTCCGAGCCATGTGCGAAGCGCTGGGTTTAATCAATCTTCCGGATGATGACCGCTATCGACGCAATGCGGATCGTCTAAAGAACCGTGAAAGTCTTGTGGAGGTGCTCTCGGCTCGCTTTGAAGAAGAAGAGAGAGACACGTGGCTCAAACTGCTGGAATCGGTCGGCGTACCTTGTGGCCCGATCCAGAGCATTCCAGAAGCACTGGAGGATCCCCATATCCGGGCGCGTGAAATGGTTTTCTCTTTGCCCCACAGCAGCGGTGCAAGCGCGCCCCAGGTTGCGAACCCTATCAAGTTCTCTCGCAGCAGTATCGACTACCTTCGCGCGCCCCCAGCGCTGGGCGAACACACTGAAACCATCCTGAAAAATGAGCTCGGGAAGTCTGTGGAGCAAATTGAGGCAATGCGCCGCGATGGGACGATCTGA
- a CDS encoding cytochrome P450: MTESPAPTPSSNPSSAVEGRCPFDAAANEPKSACPFHAEGDSGGIPDFPPKRVDPLAPPPVFFQMQQKGELAQGKLWDGKIAWLVTRYDDVRAVLSDSRFSSDVSHPGFPSSSAAVKVVRSSNRTFITMDEPKHSEQRRMLTSEFTIRKIENLRPRLQAIVDKLLEDFAMGPQPSDLVSAFTLATPALAISELLGVPYDDHDFFQEQAMIMTSSTATREEASAANQALCEYLRELVAKRSESPGEDILSRLIVNHVRKGDITETDVVSLGRLLLIAGHETTANTTSMGVLFLLQRPDIWEELRQNPSLVPNAVEEMLRFLDVIQSGTRRVALEDVVVNGQLIRAGDPVVVLSISANRDQEQFKDPHVFDLRRDARTQIAFGYGPHQCMGQVLARVEMQIMFTALLKRLPNLRLAVPIESLAFKSDSLMYGVRALPVSW, from the coding sequence ATGACGGAGTCGCCTGCTCCCACCCCTTCCTCCAACCCATCTTCCGCGGTAGAAGGGCGCTGTCCTTTTGATGCGGCTGCGAACGAGCCGAAATCAGCGTGTCCTTTTCACGCTGAGGGCGACAGCGGCGGAATCCCAGATTTCCCCCCTAAGCGCGTAGATCCCTTGGCGCCGCCGCCGGTGTTCTTCCAGATGCAACAGAAGGGCGAATTGGCACAAGGTAAGCTTTGGGACGGAAAGATCGCTTGGCTTGTCACGCGTTATGACGATGTTCGCGCTGTCTTGTCGGACTCTCGCTTTAGCTCCGACGTCTCACATCCGGGATTTCCCTCTTCCAGCGCCGCAGTAAAGGTTGTTCGGAGTAGTAACCGGACCTTCATTACCATGGATGAACCCAAGCATTCAGAGCAACGGCGGATGCTGACCAGCGAATTCACGATCCGAAAGATCGAGAATCTGCGGCCGCGACTTCAGGCCATCGTGGACAAGCTCTTGGAAGATTTTGCGATGGGGCCGCAGCCTTCTGACCTGGTTAGCGCCTTTACATTGGCGACACCAGCATTGGCTATCTCAGAGTTGCTTGGTGTTCCATACGACGATCACGACTTCTTCCAAGAACAGGCGATGATCATGACGTCGAGCACCGCGACGAGGGAAGAGGCTAGCGCCGCGAATCAAGCGTTGTGCGAATACCTGCGTGAACTGGTGGCGAAGAGATCCGAAAGCCCCGGGGAGGACATCCTCAGTCGCCTTATCGTTAATCATGTACGGAAGGGCGATATCACTGAAACAGACGTGGTCTCGCTTGGAAGGCTTCTGCTGATTGCCGGGCACGAGACGACGGCAAATACGACGTCGATGGGGGTGCTCTTCCTACTTCAGAGGCCGGACATCTGGGAAGAGCTTCGCCAGAATCCAAGCCTCGTTCCAAACGCGGTGGAGGAGATGCTACGCTTCCTGGATGTCATACAGTCCGGGACGCGACGTGTCGCACTGGAGGACGTTGTCGTGAATGGGCAATTGATCCGAGCCGGTGATCCCGTTGTCGTGCTTAGTATTTCCGCAAATCGCGACCAGGAGCAGTTCAAAGATCCCCACGTCTTTGACCTCCGCCGTGATGCCCGGACACAGATCGCATTCGGATACGGCCCGCATCAGTGCATGGGACAAGTTCTCGCCAGAGTCGAAATGCAGATCATGTTCACCGCCCTACTGAAGCGCCTGCCGAATCTTCGGCTGGCCGTGCCCATCGAGAGCCTCGCGTTCAAGAGCGATTCGCTCATGTATGGTGTTAGGGCACTGCCCGTTAGCTGGTAA
- a CDS encoding FAD-binding oxidoreductase — protein MQERRRKFYGWGYEGDTVTPDEIREFEAAWTRLLGVEHFEATPFPTPEEISLRKPRVQLPASLREICTSDHYDRLYHTYGAGTMDVARAMRREFSNPPDVIAYPRTEQDIVDLFDWCGRQNVAAVPYGGGTSVVAGVNPPEHDRYRGVVSIDMKHFNKVLEVDQTSQAARIQAGVLGPELERQLKPTGLTMRFFLQAWEFSSLGGWIATRAAGHFATAFTQIDDHVESMRVVTPQGAIESRRFPVSGSGPNPDRLFLGSEGALGIITEAWVKLHRRPVFRKQVTVRFRDYARAVEATRVLSQSGLNPANARLVEREEALYTGSSDGSYDILVLGFESADHPVEARLKRALEICAECGGEWDDDPVSGNQGGADAATSSWRNKFLRGPYLREYAIARGVMRETMETACTWDKFAALHAHVKAETHRAIREVTGRPGSVTCRFTHLYPDGPAPYFTWFAYGDKARLPEQFQAIKRIGEQAMVDAGGTVTHHHALGRDHRPWYDKERPELFCTALKAAKQAFDPHQVLNPGVLFDPS, from the coding sequence CGAAATCCGGGAGTTCGAGGCAGCGTGGACACGCTTGCTGGGTGTCGAGCACTTCGAAGCGACACCTTTTCCGACGCCCGAAGAAATTTCGCTGCGCAAACCTCGCGTACAGCTGCCCGCGTCGCTTCGCGAAATCTGCACAAGCGATCATTACGACCGCCTGTATCACACCTACGGCGCGGGCACCATGGATGTTGCGCGCGCAATGCGCCGGGAATTTTCCAACCCGCCGGACGTCATCGCCTACCCGCGCACTGAGCAGGACATCGTGGACCTGTTCGACTGGTGCGGGCGCCAGAACGTTGCTGCAGTTCCGTACGGCGGCGGCACCAGCGTCGTGGCCGGCGTGAATCCGCCCGAGCACGATCGTTACCGTGGCGTGGTGTCCATCGACATGAAGCACTTCAACAAAGTGCTGGAGGTAGACCAAACATCGCAGGCCGCGCGCATTCAAGCGGGCGTCCTTGGCCCGGAGCTGGAACGACAGCTCAAGCCCACCGGCCTGACCATGCGATTCTTCCTGCAAGCGTGGGAGTTCTCGTCACTGGGGGGTTGGATCGCAACGCGAGCAGCAGGCCACTTTGCGACCGCGTTCACTCAGATCGACGACCACGTCGAGAGCATGCGAGTGGTAACGCCCCAGGGTGCCATTGAATCCCGACGTTTCCCGGTATCGGGTTCGGGACCCAATCCGGATCGACTTTTCCTCGGCTCCGAAGGCGCACTGGGCATCATTACCGAGGCGTGGGTCAAGCTTCACCGCCGGCCGGTCTTCCGCAAGCAGGTGACCGTACGTTTCCGTGACTATGCGCGCGCTGTCGAGGCCACACGGGTACTGTCTCAATCTGGACTGAACCCTGCCAATGCCCGCCTTGTGGAACGCGAAGAAGCCTTGTACACGGGTTCGAGCGACGGCAGCTATGACATTCTCGTGCTGGGATTCGAGTCCGCCGACCACCCGGTCGAGGCACGCCTGAAGCGAGCACTGGAAATTTGCGCGGAGTGCGGCGGCGAATGGGACGATGATCCGGTCAGCGGAAACCAAGGTGGTGCGGACGCTGCGACATCGAGCTGGCGAAACAAGTTCCTGCGCGGCCCATACCTGCGCGAGTACGCCATTGCTCGCGGCGTCATGCGCGAGACCATGGAAACCGCGTGCACGTGGGACAAGTTCGCCGCTCTTCACGCGCACGTCAAGGCAGAAACGCATCGGGCCATTCGCGAAGTTACCGGCCGCCCGGGTTCGGTGACTTGCCGCTTTACCCACCTCTACCCTGATGGCCCTGCGCCATATTTCACGTGGTTTGCCTATGGCGATAAGGCTCGATTGCCCGAGCAGTTCCAAGCGATCAAACGCATTGGAGAGCAAGCCATGGTGGACGCAGGCGGTACGGTGACCCACCACCATGCGCTTGGTCGGGACCATCGCCCTTGGTACGACAAGGAACGGCCGGAGCTGTTCTGCACCGCGCTAAAGGCCGCCAAGCAGGCCTTTGATCCGCACCAGGTCTTGAACCCTGGCGTGCTGTTCGACCCGAGCTAA
- a CDS encoding enoyl-CoA hydratase/isomerase family protein produces MAELIKIESENFVRVITMNRPDKRNALNSEMCDALHDAWQDFAGSEDRVALLRAEGSVFTAGLDTNDPPDSFWHAIPNVAFDIGKPVIAAVNGPVIAAGVSMLAFCDLCVATSATTFVYPEGRLGMAAGLISSLVGRIPHKIAMELMLTGRPVSAQRAYEVGFVNELCEPGSETEAALVTARQIASAAPLVLRFLKQAARHSIPVGLVEAGYSAQYQAQMLARSEDAREGALAAKERRAPVFVGR; encoded by the coding sequence ATGGCCGAGTTGATAAAAATCGAATCAGAAAATTTCGTCCGGGTCATTACGATGAATCGGCCGGATAAGAGAAACGCGCTGAACTCGGAAATGTGCGACGCGTTGCACGACGCGTGGCAAGACTTCGCGGGCTCAGAGGATCGCGTTGCCCTGCTACGTGCAGAGGGGTCGGTGTTTACGGCAGGCCTCGACACGAACGATCCACCGGATTCCTTTTGGCATGCCATTCCCAATGTCGCATTTGACATTGGAAAGCCGGTTATTGCAGCGGTTAATGGCCCCGTGATAGCGGCGGGCGTATCGATGCTTGCATTCTGCGATCTTTGTGTAGCGACTTCGGCAACGACCTTCGTTTATCCCGAAGGTCGCCTAGGCATGGCAGCCGGCTTGATTAGCTCGCTGGTCGGTCGGATTCCCCACAAGATCGCGATGGAGCTCATGTTGACCGGGCGCCCGGTATCCGCCCAACGGGCCTATGAAGTCGGATTCGTAAACGAACTCTGTGAACCAGGAAGCGAAACAGAGGCAGCTCTAGTGACAGCGCGTCAGATTGCGAGCGCAGCGCCGCTGGTACTGCGTTTCCTCAAACAGGCGGCGAGACACTCGATTCCGGTAGGACTGGTTGAGGCAGGCTATAGCGCCCAGTACCAAGCTCAGATGCTGGCCAGGAGTGAAGACGCCCGGGAAGGGGCGTTGGCGGCCAAGGAGCGTCGCGCTCCCGTTTTCGTGGGCCGCTAG
- a CDS encoding acyl-CoA dehydrogenase family protein, translating into MDFEFTDDQDQLRDAVRKWVKRSYTFEHRRSSESSGGFSPDAYSELAELGLTGLYVPEEYGGVGMGPVDVMVVMEELGRGIVLEPLAQVLLAGAVLSNYAEASVRAAWLPTIASGESLVVLAQQERANRYRIDTCETRAVETAEGWELTGSKSLVPVGDHAAAYIVPAMIADTLGAFLVERSAPGVLVHPYQTVDGSRAAELTLSKAPGTLVTREGQDCLSYAVDLGIAMTCAEAVGVMDVTLEALVDYMKTRKQFGVAIASFQALRHRVADMKMSLELARSMSYYASLNVNAPANQRRRAMAQAKYQLGGSMRFVGQQAVQLHGGIGMTDEYIVSHYFRRLTQMESVFGDTLHHLAQMSDSMHPELDKAA; encoded by the coding sequence ATGGATTTCGAATTCACTGACGACCAGGACCAACTGCGAGATGCAGTAAGAAAGTGGGTAAAGCGTAGCTATACGTTTGAGCACCGTCGCAGTTCCGAGAGCAGCGGCGGATTTTCCCCGGACGCGTATTCGGAGCTTGCGGAGCTTGGGCTGACTGGACTTTACGTCCCAGAAGAGTATGGCGGCGTCGGTATGGGGCCGGTCGACGTTATGGTGGTTATGGAGGAACTGGGGCGGGGCATCGTACTCGAACCGCTGGCGCAAGTTCTACTTGCGGGTGCAGTGCTGTCGAACTACGCCGAAGCAAGCGTACGTGCGGCGTGGCTGCCTACGATCGCTTCTGGAGAAAGTCTGGTCGTACTGGCCCAGCAGGAGCGCGCGAATCGTTATCGCATCGATACGTGCGAGACGCGAGCAGTCGAGACGGCGGAAGGTTGGGAGCTTACTGGGAGTAAGAGCCTCGTGCCGGTTGGCGATCATGCTGCTGCGTACATTGTACCCGCCATGATTGCTGACACTCTCGGAGCGTTCCTTGTGGAGCGCTCCGCCCCAGGTGTATTGGTACACCCTTATCAAACTGTCGACGGCTCGCGCGCCGCGGAGCTGACGTTGTCGAAGGCGCCGGGCACGCTAGTCACCCGCGAAGGCCAGGATTGCCTGTCGTATGCCGTGGATCTTGGCATTGCAATGACGTGTGCAGAGGCCGTGGGCGTGATGGACGTAACCCTGGAGGCTCTGGTGGATTACATGAAGACGCGCAAGCAGTTCGGCGTCGCTATCGCGAGCTTCCAAGCGTTGCGTCACCGCGTCGCAGATATGAAGATGAGTCTAGAGCTCGCGAGGTCTATGAGCTACTACGCCTCGCTCAACGTCAACGCGCCGGCGAACCAGAGACGTCGCGCCATGGCACAAGCGAAATATCAGTTGGGCGGGTCGATGCGATTCGTCGGCCAGCAGGCCGTGCAATTGCACGGTGGGATTGGAATGACGGATGAGTATATCGTCAGCCACTATTTTAGACGCCTTACCCAAATGGAATCGGTGTTCGGAGATACGCTGCATCATCTGGCGCAGATGTCGGACTCCATGCATCCCGAGCTTGACAAGGCTGCCTAA
- a CDS encoding acyl-CoA dehydrogenase family protein translates to MDLNFTEEEQEFRKEVHAWIDAHLPKEISHKVHNGLQLSRTDMQRWHQILGKKGWLTYKWPVEFGGTGWTPVQRHIFEEECALAGAPRLVPYGPVMVAPVIMAFGNAEQQARFLPGIVTGDVWWSQGYSEPGSGSDLASLKTRAERKGDKYIVNGQKIWTTLAQYGEWIFCLVRTNTEGKPQAGISFLLIDMRSPGVTVRPIKLLDGECEVNEVWFDNVEVPVENLIGEENKGWTYAKHLLSHERSNIAEVGRAKRELRRLKRIAAAEGMMDDPRFKDEVSKLEVDIIALEMLVLRVISAEKSGKNPLDIAGLLKIRGSEIQQRYSELMMLAAGPYSLPFIQDAMLTEWDGEFPGGERRNAPLAATYFNLRKTTIYGGSNEVQRNIVSQVVLG, encoded by the coding sequence ATGGATCTGAATTTCACAGAAGAAGAGCAGGAATTTAGAAAAGAGGTACATGCGTGGATCGACGCCCATTTGCCGAAGGAGATCTCGCACAAGGTGCACAACGGACTGCAGCTATCCCGCACCGATATGCAGCGTTGGCACCAAATTCTGGGGAAAAAGGGTTGGCTGACGTATAAGTGGCCAGTCGAGTTCGGCGGCACGGGCTGGACACCAGTGCAGCGGCACATATTCGAGGAAGAGTGCGCGTTGGCAGGAGCACCGCGACTCGTGCCCTATGGGCCTGTCATGGTGGCACCAGTCATCATGGCATTTGGTAACGCTGAGCAACAGGCGCGCTTCTTGCCCGGCATTGTGACGGGCGATGTTTGGTGGAGCCAGGGTTACAGCGAGCCGGGATCGGGTTCCGACCTGGCTTCGCTCAAGACACGAGCGGAGCGAAAGGGAGACAAGTACATAGTCAATGGTCAAAAGATCTGGACCACGTTGGCTCAGTACGGGGAGTGGATTTTCTGTCTCGTCCGGACCAATACAGAAGGGAAGCCGCAGGCAGGGATCAGTTTCCTGCTCATTGACATGCGTTCGCCTGGCGTCACGGTTCGGCCCATTAAGCTGCTGGACGGCGAGTGCGAGGTCAATGAGGTCTGGTTCGACAATGTTGAGGTCCCCGTTGAGAACCTGATTGGCGAAGAAAATAAGGGCTGGACCTATGCCAAACACCTTCTCAGTCACGAACGCTCGAACATTGCAGAAGTCGGGCGTGCCAAGCGTGAGCTCCGACGCCTGAAGCGAATCGCGGCTGCAGAAGGCATGATGGACGACCCTCGTTTCAAAGACGAGGTTTCGAAGCTCGAGGTAGATATTATCGCGCTCGAAATGCTGGTTCTTCGCGTTATCTCGGCAGAAAAATCCGGGAAGAATCCATTGGATATCGCAGGCCTACTGAAAATCCGAGGCAGTGAGATTCAACAGCGCTACAGTGAATTGATGATGCTGGCTGCAGGTCCCTATAGCCTCCCATTTATTCAAGACGCTATGTTGACGGAGTGGGATGGCGAGTTCCCAGGTGGAGAGCGACGGAACGCTCCGCTTGCCGCGACATATTTTAATCTGCGGAAAACCACTATCTACGGTGGCTCCAATGAAGTGCAGCGTAACATTGTTTCGCAAGTGGTCCTCGGATAA
- a CDS encoding Bug family tripartite tricarboxylate transporter substrate binding protein, producing the protein MHRLLRIAGALAVCGVTLTIGLAAAHAKEWPVQPIRVVLPYPPGGASDVTARLLSAKLSQAWGESVVVENRPGANGIIANEAVAKAQPDGYTVLMANLGPNAINPAVYGRLPYDTLKDFTPVVLVTKVPLIIVTAANSPVKDLRQLVSLAKAKPGQITFGSAGNGSGSHLAGELLSTMAGVKMNHVPYKGDAPSLTDVLGQQINVALPTALAGMPHVKSGKLRALAVTSKTRLPALPDVPTVDEALGISGYEAVSWGGFMVPTGTSPAIVAKMNSQFNKALQDPEVRDKLMAQGAQIAGGTPEAFDAFLRTEVTKWKRVADSAKVRLD; encoded by the coding sequence ATGCATCGATTGCTACGAATTGCGGGGGCATTAGCCGTTTGCGGAGTGACACTGACCATCGGTCTGGCCGCCGCCCACGCTAAGGAATGGCCGGTCCAGCCGATTCGGGTCGTTCTTCCATATCCCCCTGGCGGCGCCTCAGACGTGACCGCCAGGCTCCTAAGCGCTAAGCTTAGCCAGGCATGGGGAGAGTCTGTTGTTGTGGAGAACCGGCCTGGCGCAAACGGCATCATCGCTAATGAAGCCGTTGCGAAGGCGCAGCCTGACGGCTACACCGTGCTGATGGCCAACCTTGGGCCGAATGCCATCAACCCGGCCGTATACGGGAGACTTCCTTATGACACGCTGAAAGACTTTACGCCAGTTGTCTTGGTGACAAAGGTGCCGCTCATTATCGTCACGGCAGCAAATTCGCCGGTGAAGGACCTGCGCCAACTGGTCTCATTAGCAAAGGCCAAGCCAGGACAGATTACCTTTGGATCTGCAGGCAACGGTTCGGGCAGCCATCTGGCCGGGGAACTCCTTAGTACCATGGCTGGCGTCAAGATGAACCACGTTCCCTATAAGGGAGACGCGCCTTCGCTCACAGACGTGCTCGGTCAGCAGATCAATGTTGCCCTTCCCACCGCGCTTGCTGGAATGCCACATGTCAAGAGTGGAAAACTCAGGGCTCTTGCGGTCACGAGCAAGACTCGATTGCCGGCACTGCCCGATGTGCCGACGGTAGATGAAGCGCTCGGGATAAGCGGATACGAAGCCGTTTCTTGGGGTGGATTTATGGTGCCGACCGGGACCTCACCAGCCATCGTTGCTAAGATGAACAGCCAGTTCAACAAAGCCCTTCAGGATCCGGAGGTCCGCGACAAGCTGATGGCTCAAGGCGCGCAGATCGCAGGCGGCACCCCGGAAGCATTCGATGCGTTTCTGCGCACCGAAGTTACGAAATGGAAGCGCGTGGCTGATTCAGCAAAGGTCCGGCTCGACTAG
- a CDS encoding MarR family winged helix-turn-helix transcriptional regulator translates to MSTEKPDLWFSFVRSHRALIREVDRRLAEAGLPVYAWYDVLWGIESGPEESRRMHELADVLAIERYNLTRLIDRLEREELVTRIRSEEDGRAAFVSVTRQGKALRKKMWGIYEAAVKELFLAEFRPEDIGRFSRALDAAAAKAGWPK, encoded by the coding sequence ATGTCGACTGAGAAGCCGGATTTGTGGTTTTCGTTTGTACGGTCGCACCGGGCCTTGATACGTGAGGTGGATCGGCGTCTTGCCGAGGCTGGACTGCCTGTCTACGCGTGGTACGACGTGCTGTGGGGGATTGAAAGCGGGCCGGAGGAAAGCCGCCGGATGCATGAGCTGGCCGATGTGCTTGCCATCGAGCGGTACAACCTGACTCGCCTGATTGACCGGCTGGAGCGTGAAGAGCTGGTGACCCGTATCCGGTCAGAGGAAGACGGCCGCGCCGCGTTCGTGTCCGTCACACGGCAAGGTAAGGCCTTGCGCAAGAAGATGTGGGGCATCTACGAGGCGGCGGTCAAAGAACTGTTTCTGGCCGAGTTCCGGCCGGAAGACATCGGGCGATTTTCTCGTGCGCTGGATGCGGCGGCAGCCAAAGCGGGGTGGCCGAAATAG